Proteins encoded within one genomic window of Apis mellifera strain DH4 linkage group LG1, Amel_HAv3.1, whole genome shotgun sequence:
- the LOC552181 gene encoding EEF1A lysine methyltransferase 2, with protein sequence MTDQNIEELGPSDLGTLDYWERIYSEELDNFREYGDIGEIWFGKSNTLKVIRWINTELKLNKNDKIIDIGCGNGMTLIELAKQGFEKLMGIDYSQKAVDLAREVSKENNVSHIELKVCDILNSQDLNLPTDFKLIHDKGTYDAISLNPEDPASKRQKYIENVYKILLPSGYLVLTSCNWTKEEIQKHFQDYFDILHVLPADTFIFAGQSGNTVTQLVLQKK encoded by the exons atgacagatcaaaatatcgaagaaCTCGGACCATCGGATTTAGGTACACTTGATTA TTGGGAAAGGATTTACTCGGAAGAACTTGATAATTTTAGGGAATACGGAGATATAGGCGAAATATGGTTTGGTAAAAGTAATACACTAAAAGTCATACG ttGGATTAACACGgaattaaaacttaataaaaatgataaaataattgacatAGGATGTGGAAATGGAATGACATTAATTGAACTTGCAAAACAaggttttgaaaaattgatgggTATAGATTATTCGCAAAAAGCAGTTGATTTAGCTCGTGAAgtatcgaaagaaaataatgtgtCACACATTGAGTTAAAGGTttgcgatattttaaattctcaagatttgaatttaccGACAgactttaaattaatacacgATAAAGGAACTTATGATGCCATCAGTTTAAATCCGGAAGATCCAGCGTCGAAACGACAAAAATACATAGAAaatgtatacaaaattttattgcccTCTGGTTACTTAGTTTTAACTTCGTGTAATTGGACtaaagaagaaatacaaaaacattttcaagatt attttgataTCTTACACGTGCTTCCCGcagatacatttatttttgctGGACAAAGTGGAAACACTGTAACGCAATTAGTtctacaaaa